The following are from one region of the Numenius arquata chromosome 23, bNumArq3.hap1.1, whole genome shotgun sequence genome:
- the ATP6V0A1 gene encoding V-type proton ATPase 116 kDa subunit a 1 isoform X20: MGELFRSEEMTLAQLFLQSEAAYCCVSELGELGKVQFRDLNPDVNVFQRKFVNEVRRCEEMDRKLRFVEKEIKKANIPIMDTGENPEVPFPRDMIDLEANFEKIENELKEINTNQEALKRNFLELTELKFILRKTQQFFDEMADPDLLEESSSLLEPSEMGRGAPLRLGFVAGVINRERIPMFERMLWRVCRGNVFLRQAEIENPLEDPVTGDYVHKSVFIIFFQGDQLKNRVKKICEGFRASLYPCPETPQERKEMASGVNTRIDDLQMEHSGSTVPSILNRMQTNQTPPTYNKTNKFTCGFQNIVDAYGIGTYREINPAPYTIITFPFLFAVMFGDFGHGILMSLIAVWMVLRESRILSQKSDNEMFNMVFSGRYIILLMGLFSTYTGLIYNDCFSKSLNLFGSSWSVRPMFTKGNWSDALLETTPLLQLNPAIPGVFGGPYPFGIDPIWNIASNKLAFLNSFKMKMSVILGIIHMLFGVTLSLLNHIYFKKPLNIYLGFIPEMIFMSSLFGYLVILIFYKWTAYDAHTSKDAPSLLIHFINMFLFSYGDTSNKMLYKGQKGLQCFLVVVALLCVPWMLVAKPLVLRRQYLWRKHLGTHNFGGIRVGNGPTEEDAEIIQHDQLSTHSEEGEEFDFGDAVVYQAIHTIEYCLGCISNTASYLRLWALSLAHAQLSEVLWTMVIHIGLSVRSLGGGFGLFFIFAAFATLTVAILLVMEGLSAFLHALRLHWIEFQNKFYTGTGFKFLPFSFDTIREGRFDD; the protein is encoded by the exons aTGGGGGAGCTGTTCCGCAGCGAGGAGATGACCCTGGCCCAGCTCTTCCTCCAGTCCGAGGCCGCCTATTGCTGTGTCAGCGAACTGGGCGAGCTGGGGAAGGTCCAGTTCCGCGAC ctgaacCCGGACGTGAACGTGTTCCAGCGTAAATTTGTTAATGAAGTCAGGAGGTGTGAAGAGATGGACCGAAAGCTCC GGTTTGTTGAGAAGGAgattaaaaaggcaaatattccTATCATGGACACTGGGGAAAACCCGGAGGTGCCTTTTCCACGGGACATGATTGACTTGGAG GCAAACTTTGAGAAAATTGAAAACGAGCTTAAGGAAATCAACACAAACCAGGAGGCTCTGAAGAGAAACTTTTTGGAGCTGACAGAATTAAAATTTATACTGCGTAAAACTCAACAATTTTTTGATGAG ATGGCGGATCCAGACCTATTGGAGGAGTCCTCTTCGCTGCTGGAGCCGAGCGAGATGGGAAGAGGGGCCCCGCTACGACTCGG GTTTGTGGCTGGTGTGATCAACCGTGAGCGAATCCCCATGTTCGAGCGTATGCTGTGGCGAGTGTGCCGAGGGAACGTGTTCCTGCGTCAGGCGGAAATTGAGAACCCCCTGGAGGATCCTGTAACG GGGGATTACGTGCACAAGTCTGTGTTTATCATCTTTTTCCAAGGCGACCAGCTGAAGAACAGGGTCAAGAAGATATGTGAAGG ATTCCGCGCCTCCCTCTACCCATGCCCAGAAACACCACAGGAGCGGAAGGAGATGGCTTCTGGTGTCAATACCAGAATTGATGATCTTCAGATG GAGCACAGCGGATCCACTGTCCCATCTATTTTAAACAGGATGCAAACCAACCAGACCCCACCGACGTACAACAAAACTAATAAGTTTACTTGTGGCTTTCAAAACATTGTTGATGCATATGGCATTGGGACATACCGGGAAATAAATCCAG CACCGTACACGATCATCACCTTCCCCTTCCTGTTTGCTGTGATGTTTGGAGACTTTGGCCATGGAATCCTGATGTCTCTGATTGCTGTCTGGATGGTGTTGAGGGAGAGTCGCATTCTCTCACAGAAGAGTGACAACGAG ATGTTCAACATGGTTTTCAGTGGTCGATACATCATTCTGCTGATGGGACTGTTCTCCACTTACACAGGCCTCATCTACAATGACTGTTTCTCCAAGTCACTGAATTTGTTCGGTTCGTCCTGGAGTGTGCGGCCGATGTTCACAAAAGGCAATTGGTC AGATGCTTTGCTTGAGACTAcccccctgctccagctgaaCCCTGCTATTCCGGGGGTGTTCGGTGGGCCCTACCCCTTCGGCATCGACCCG ATTTGGAACATCGCCAGCAACAAGCTGGCCTTCCTCAATTCCTTCAAGATGAAAATGTCGGTGATTCTTGGCATTATCCACATGCTCTTTGGTGTCACGTTGAGTCTTCTCAACCACAT ctATTTTAAGAAGCCACTGAACATATACCTTGGATTTATTCCAGAAATGATTTTCATGTCTTCACTCTTTGGGTACCTCGTTATTCTCATTTTCTACAAATGGACGGCCTACGATGCTCACACCTCAAAGGATGCACCGAGCCTCTTAATACACTTTATCAACATGTTTCTCTTCTCCTATGGTGATACCAGTAATAAGATGCTTTATAAAGGGCAG AAGGGGCTCCAGTGTTTCCTCGTGGTGGTGGCGTTACTGTGTGTGCCCTGGATGCTGGTGGCCAAACCCCTGGTCCTTCGTCGTCAGTATTTATGGAGAAAGCACTTG GGAACGCACAACTTCGGTGGGATCCGGGTGGGCAATGGCCCGACGGAGGAGGACGCGGAGATCATTCAGCACGACCAGTTGTCCACCCATTccgaggagggggaggag TTTGACTTCGGGGACGCGGTGGTGTACCAGGCCATCCACACCATCGAGTACTGCCTGGGCTGCATCTCCAACACCGCCTCCTACCTGCGCCTCTGGGCGCTCAGCCTGGCCCACGCGC AGCTCTCGGAGGTGCTCTGGACCATGGTCATCCACATTGGCCTCAGCGTGAGGAGTCTGGGCGGAGGCTTTGGCCTCTTCTTCATCTTTGCTGCATTTGCCACCCTGACGGTGGCCATTCTGCTGGTCATGGAGGGGCTCTCCGCGTTCCTCCACGCTCTTCGCTTGCACTG GATTGAGTTCCAGAACAAGTTCTACACTGGCACTGGGTTCAagttcctccctttctcctttgaCACCATCCGTGAGGGGAGGTTTGACGATTAG
- the ATP6V0A1 gene encoding V-type proton ATPase 116 kDa subunit a 1 isoform X15, which produces MGELFRSEEMTLAQLFLQSEAAYCCVSELGELGKVQFRDLNPDVNVFQRKFVNEVRRCEEMDRKLRFVEKEIKKANIPIMDTGENPEVPFPRDMIDLEANFEKIENELKEINTNQEALKRNFLELTELKFILRKTQQFFDEMADPDLLEESSSLLEPSEMGRGAPLRLGFVAGVINRERIPMFERMLWRVCRGNVFLRQAEIENPLEDPVTGDYVHKSVFIIFFQGDQLKNRVKKICEGFRASLYPCPETPQERKEMASGVNTRIDDLQMVLNQTEDHRQRVLQAAAKNIRVWFIKVRKMKAIYHTLNLCNIDVTQKCLIAEVWCPVADLDSIQFALRRGTEHSGSTVPSILNRMQTNQTPPTYNKTNKFTCGFQNIVDAYGIGTYREINPAPYTIITFPFLFAVMFGDFGHGILMSLIAVWMVLRESRILSQKSDNEMFNMVFSGRYIILLMGLFSTYTGLIYNDCFSKSLNLFGSSWSVRPMFTKGNWSDALLETTPLLQLNPAIPGVFGGPYPFGIDPIWNIASNKLAFLNSFKMKMSVILGIIHMLFGVTLSLLNHIYFKKPLNIYLGFIPEMIFMSSLFGYLVILIFYKWTAYDAHTSKDAPSLLIHFINMFLFSYGDTSNKMLYKGQKGLQCFLVVVALLCVPWMLVAKPLVLRRQYLWRKHLGTHNFGGIRVGNGPTEEDAEIIQHDQLSTHSEEGEEFDFGDAVVYQAIHTIEYCLGCISNTASYLRLWALSLAHARLSSRTSSTLALGSSSSLSPLTPSVRGGLTIRAPPTRAVSHPPRLPLPCV; this is translated from the exons aTGGGGGAGCTGTTCCGCAGCGAGGAGATGACCCTGGCCCAGCTCTTCCTCCAGTCCGAGGCCGCCTATTGCTGTGTCAGCGAACTGGGCGAGCTGGGGAAGGTCCAGTTCCGCGAC ctgaacCCGGACGTGAACGTGTTCCAGCGTAAATTTGTTAATGAAGTCAGGAGGTGTGAAGAGATGGACCGAAAGCTCC GGTTTGTTGAGAAGGAgattaaaaaggcaaatattccTATCATGGACACTGGGGAAAACCCGGAGGTGCCTTTTCCACGGGACATGATTGACTTGGAG GCAAACTTTGAGAAAATTGAAAACGAGCTTAAGGAAATCAACACAAACCAGGAGGCTCTGAAGAGAAACTTTTTGGAGCTGACAGAATTAAAATTTATACTGCGTAAAACTCAACAATTTTTTGATGAG ATGGCGGATCCAGACCTATTGGAGGAGTCCTCTTCGCTGCTGGAGCCGAGCGAGATGGGAAGAGGGGCCCCGCTACGACTCGG GTTTGTGGCTGGTGTGATCAACCGTGAGCGAATCCCCATGTTCGAGCGTATGCTGTGGCGAGTGTGCCGAGGGAACGTGTTCCTGCGTCAGGCGGAAATTGAGAACCCCCTGGAGGATCCTGTAACG GGGGATTACGTGCACAAGTCTGTGTTTATCATCTTTTTCCAAGGCGACCAGCTGAAGAACAGGGTCAAGAAGATATGTGAAGG ATTCCGCGCCTCCCTCTACCCATGCCCAGAAACACCACAGGAGCGGAAGGAGATGGCTTCTGGTGTCAATACCAGAATTGATGATCTTCAGATG GTGCTGAACCAAACAGAGGACCATCGCCAAAGGGTTCTGCAGGCGGCCGCCAAAAACATCCGTGTCTGGTTCATCAAAGTGCGCAAGATGAAGGCCATCTACCATACCCTGAACCTGTGCAACATCGACGTGACACAGAAGTGCTTGATTGCTGAAGTCTGGTGTCCTGTTGCTGACCTGGATTCTATCCAGTTTGCTCTGCGGAGAGGCACA GAGCACAGCGGATCCACTGTCCCATCTATTTTAAACAGGATGCAAACCAACCAGACCCCACCGACGTACAACAAAACTAATAAGTTTACTTGTGGCTTTCAAAACATTGTTGATGCATATGGCATTGGGACATACCGGGAAATAAATCCAG CACCGTACACGATCATCACCTTCCCCTTCCTGTTTGCTGTGATGTTTGGAGACTTTGGCCATGGAATCCTGATGTCTCTGATTGCTGTCTGGATGGTGTTGAGGGAGAGTCGCATTCTCTCACAGAAGAGTGACAACGAG ATGTTCAACATGGTTTTCAGTGGTCGATACATCATTCTGCTGATGGGACTGTTCTCCACTTACACAGGCCTCATCTACAATGACTGTTTCTCCAAGTCACTGAATTTGTTCGGTTCGTCCTGGAGTGTGCGGCCGATGTTCACAAAAGGCAATTGGTC AGATGCTTTGCTTGAGACTAcccccctgctccagctgaaCCCTGCTATTCCGGGGGTGTTCGGTGGGCCCTACCCCTTCGGCATCGACCCG ATTTGGAACATCGCCAGCAACAAGCTGGCCTTCCTCAATTCCTTCAAGATGAAAATGTCGGTGATTCTTGGCATTATCCACATGCTCTTTGGTGTCACGTTGAGTCTTCTCAACCACAT ctATTTTAAGAAGCCACTGAACATATACCTTGGATTTATTCCAGAAATGATTTTCATGTCTTCACTCTTTGGGTACCTCGTTATTCTCATTTTCTACAAATGGACGGCCTACGATGCTCACACCTCAAAGGATGCACCGAGCCTCTTAATACACTTTATCAACATGTTTCTCTTCTCCTATGGTGATACCAGTAATAAGATGCTTTATAAAGGGCAG AAGGGGCTCCAGTGTTTCCTCGTGGTGGTGGCGTTACTGTGTGTGCCCTGGATGCTGGTGGCCAAACCCCTGGTCCTTCGTCGTCAGTATTTATGGAGAAAGCACTTG GGAACGCACAACTTCGGTGGGATCCGGGTGGGCAATGGCCCGACGGAGGAGGACGCGGAGATCATTCAGCACGACCAGTTGTCCACCCATTccgaggagggggaggag TTTGACTTCGGGGACGCGGTGGTGTACCAGGCCATCCACACCATCGAGTACTGCCTGGGCTGCATCTCCAACACCGCCTCCTACCTGCGCCTCTGGGCGCTCAGCCTGGCCCACGCGC GATTGAGTTCCAGAACAAGTTCTACACTGGCACTGGGTTCAagttcctccctttctcctttgaCACCATCCGTGAGGGGAGGTTTGACGATTAGAGCTCCCCCCACTCGGGCAGTGTCACACCCCCCCCGTTTACCTCTCCCCTGTGTGTGA
- the ATP6V0A1 gene encoding V-type proton ATPase 116 kDa subunit a 1 isoform X3, with translation MGELFRSEEMTLAQLFLQSEAAYCCVSELGELGKVQFRDLNPDVNVFQRKFVNEVRRCEEMDRKLRFVEKEIKKANIPIMDTGENPEVPFPRDMIDLEANFEKIENELKEINTNQEALKRNFLELTELKFILRKTQQFFDEAELHHQQMADPDLLEESSSLLEPSEMGRGAPLRLGFVAGVINRERIPMFERMLWRVCRGNVFLRQAEIENPLEDPVTGDYVHKSVFIIFFQGDQLKNRVKKICEGFRASLYPCPETPQERKEMASGVNTRIDDLQMVLNQTEDHRQRVLQAAAKNIRVWFIKVRKMKAIYHTLNLCNIDVTQKCLIAEVWCPVADLDSIQFALRRGTEHSGSTVPSILNRMQTNQTPPTYNKTNKFTCGFQNIVDAYGIGTYREINPAPYTIITFPFLFAVMFGDFGHGILMSLIAVWMVLRESRILSQKSDNEMFNMVFSGRYIILLMGLFSTYTGLIYNDCFSKSLNLFGSSWSVRPMFTKGNWSDALLETTPLLQLNPAIPGVFGGPYPFGIDPIWNIASNKLAFLNSFKMKMSVILGIIHMLFGVTLSLLNHIYFKKPLNIYLGFIPEMIFMSSLFGYLVILIFYKWTAYDAHTSKDAPSLLIHFINMFLFSYGDTSNKMLYKGQKGLQCFLVVVALLCVPWMLVAKPLVLRRQYLWRKHLGTHNFGGIRVGNGPTEEDAEIIQHDQLSTHSEEGEEPAEDEVFDFGDAVVYQAIHTIEYCLGCISNTASYLRLWALSLAHAQLSEVLWTMVIHIGLSVRSLGGGFGLFFIFAAFATLTVAILLVMEGLSAFLHALRLHWIEFQNKFYTGTGFKFLPFSFDTIREGRFDD, from the exons aTGGGGGAGCTGTTCCGCAGCGAGGAGATGACCCTGGCCCAGCTCTTCCTCCAGTCCGAGGCCGCCTATTGCTGTGTCAGCGAACTGGGCGAGCTGGGGAAGGTCCAGTTCCGCGAC ctgaacCCGGACGTGAACGTGTTCCAGCGTAAATTTGTTAATGAAGTCAGGAGGTGTGAAGAGATGGACCGAAAGCTCC GGTTTGTTGAGAAGGAgattaaaaaggcaaatattccTATCATGGACACTGGGGAAAACCCGGAGGTGCCTTTTCCACGGGACATGATTGACTTGGAG GCAAACTTTGAGAAAATTGAAAACGAGCTTAAGGAAATCAACACAAACCAGGAGGCTCTGAAGAGAAACTTTTTGGAGCTGACAGAATTAAAATTTATACTGCGTAAAACTCAACAATTTTTTGATGAG GCTGAATTGCATCATCAGCAGATGGCGGATCCAGACCTATTGGAGGAGTCCTCTTCGCTGCTGGAGCCGAGCGAGATGGGAAGAGGGGCCCCGCTACGACTCGG GTTTGTGGCTGGTGTGATCAACCGTGAGCGAATCCCCATGTTCGAGCGTATGCTGTGGCGAGTGTGCCGAGGGAACGTGTTCCTGCGTCAGGCGGAAATTGAGAACCCCCTGGAGGATCCTGTAACG GGGGATTACGTGCACAAGTCTGTGTTTATCATCTTTTTCCAAGGCGACCAGCTGAAGAACAGGGTCAAGAAGATATGTGAAGG ATTCCGCGCCTCCCTCTACCCATGCCCAGAAACACCACAGGAGCGGAAGGAGATGGCTTCTGGTGTCAATACCAGAATTGATGATCTTCAGATG GTGCTGAACCAAACAGAGGACCATCGCCAAAGGGTTCTGCAGGCGGCCGCCAAAAACATCCGTGTCTGGTTCATCAAAGTGCGCAAGATGAAGGCCATCTACCATACCCTGAACCTGTGCAACATCGACGTGACACAGAAGTGCTTGATTGCTGAAGTCTGGTGTCCTGTTGCTGACCTGGATTCTATCCAGTTTGCTCTGCGGAGAGGCACA GAGCACAGCGGATCCACTGTCCCATCTATTTTAAACAGGATGCAAACCAACCAGACCCCACCGACGTACAACAAAACTAATAAGTTTACTTGTGGCTTTCAAAACATTGTTGATGCATATGGCATTGGGACATACCGGGAAATAAATCCAG CACCGTACACGATCATCACCTTCCCCTTCCTGTTTGCTGTGATGTTTGGAGACTTTGGCCATGGAATCCTGATGTCTCTGATTGCTGTCTGGATGGTGTTGAGGGAGAGTCGCATTCTCTCACAGAAGAGTGACAACGAG ATGTTCAACATGGTTTTCAGTGGTCGATACATCATTCTGCTGATGGGACTGTTCTCCACTTACACAGGCCTCATCTACAATGACTGTTTCTCCAAGTCACTGAATTTGTTCGGTTCGTCCTGGAGTGTGCGGCCGATGTTCACAAAAGGCAATTGGTC AGATGCTTTGCTTGAGACTAcccccctgctccagctgaaCCCTGCTATTCCGGGGGTGTTCGGTGGGCCCTACCCCTTCGGCATCGACCCG ATTTGGAACATCGCCAGCAACAAGCTGGCCTTCCTCAATTCCTTCAAGATGAAAATGTCGGTGATTCTTGGCATTATCCACATGCTCTTTGGTGTCACGTTGAGTCTTCTCAACCACAT ctATTTTAAGAAGCCACTGAACATATACCTTGGATTTATTCCAGAAATGATTTTCATGTCTTCACTCTTTGGGTACCTCGTTATTCTCATTTTCTACAAATGGACGGCCTACGATGCTCACACCTCAAAGGATGCACCGAGCCTCTTAATACACTTTATCAACATGTTTCTCTTCTCCTATGGTGATACCAGTAATAAGATGCTTTATAAAGGGCAG AAGGGGCTCCAGTGTTTCCTCGTGGTGGTGGCGTTACTGTGTGTGCCCTGGATGCTGGTGGCCAAACCCCTGGTCCTTCGTCGTCAGTATTTATGGAGAAAGCACTTG GGAACGCACAACTTCGGTGGGATCCGGGTGGGCAATGGCCCGACGGAGGAGGACGCGGAGATCATTCAGCACGACCAGTTGTCCACCCATTccgaggagggggaggag CCTGCAGAGGACGAGGTG TTTGACTTCGGGGACGCGGTGGTGTACCAGGCCATCCACACCATCGAGTACTGCCTGGGCTGCATCTCCAACACCGCCTCCTACCTGCGCCTCTGGGCGCTCAGCCTGGCCCACGCGC AGCTCTCGGAGGTGCTCTGGACCATGGTCATCCACATTGGCCTCAGCGTGAGGAGTCTGGGCGGAGGCTTTGGCCTCTTCTTCATCTTTGCTGCATTTGCCACCCTGACGGTGGCCATTCTGCTGGTCATGGAGGGGCTCTCCGCGTTCCTCCACGCTCTTCGCTTGCACTG GATTGAGTTCCAGAACAAGTTCTACACTGGCACTGGGTTCAagttcctccctttctcctttgaCACCATCCGTGAGGGGAGGTTTGACGATTAG
- the ATP6V0A1 gene encoding V-type proton ATPase 116 kDa subunit a 1 isoform X1: MGELFRSEEMTLAQLFLQSEAAYCCVSELGELGKVQFRDLNPDVNVFQRKFVNEVRRCEEMDRKLRFVEKEIKKANIPIMDTGENPEVPFPRDMIDLEANFEKIENELKEINTNQEALKRNFLELTELKFILRKTQQFFDEAELHHQQMADPDLLEESSSLLEPSEMGRGAPLRLGFVAGVINRERIPMFERMLWRVCRGNVFLRQAEIENPLEDPVTGDYVHKSVFIIFFQGDQLKNRVKKICEGFRASLYPCPETPQERKEMASGVNTRIDDLQMVLNQTEDHRQRVLQAAAKNIRVWFIKVRKMKAIYHTLNLCNIDVTQKCLIAEVWCPVADLDSIQFALRRGTEHSGSTVPSILNRMQTNQTPPTYNKTNKFTCGFQNIVDAYGIGTYREINPAPYTIITFPFLFAVMFGDFGHGILMSLIAVWMVLRESRILSQKSDNEMFNMVFSGRYIILLMGLFSTYTGLIYNDCFSKSLNLFGSSWSVRPMFTKGNWSDALLETTPLLQLNPAIPGVFGGPYPFGIDPIWNIASNKLAFLNSFKMKMSVILGIIHMLFGVTLSLLNHIYFKKPLNIYLGFIPEMIFMSSLFGYLVILIFYKWTAYDAHTSKDAPSLLIHFINMFLFSYGDTSNKMLYKGQKGLQCFLVVVALLCVPWMLVAKPLVLRRQYLWRKHLEGQPTEAQVSPGPTQQAVEAAAAATGTHNFGGIRVGNGPTEEDAEIIQHDQLSTHSEEGEEPAEDEVFDFGDAVVYQAIHTIEYCLGCISNTASYLRLWALSLAHAQLSEVLWTMVIHIGLSVRSLGGGFGLFFIFAAFATLTVAILLVMEGLSAFLHALRLHWIEFQNKFYTGTGFKFLPFSFDTIREGRFDD, encoded by the exons aTGGGGGAGCTGTTCCGCAGCGAGGAGATGACCCTGGCCCAGCTCTTCCTCCAGTCCGAGGCCGCCTATTGCTGTGTCAGCGAACTGGGCGAGCTGGGGAAGGTCCAGTTCCGCGAC ctgaacCCGGACGTGAACGTGTTCCAGCGTAAATTTGTTAATGAAGTCAGGAGGTGTGAAGAGATGGACCGAAAGCTCC GGTTTGTTGAGAAGGAgattaaaaaggcaaatattccTATCATGGACACTGGGGAAAACCCGGAGGTGCCTTTTCCACGGGACATGATTGACTTGGAG GCAAACTTTGAGAAAATTGAAAACGAGCTTAAGGAAATCAACACAAACCAGGAGGCTCTGAAGAGAAACTTTTTGGAGCTGACAGAATTAAAATTTATACTGCGTAAAACTCAACAATTTTTTGATGAG GCTGAATTGCATCATCAGCAGATGGCGGATCCAGACCTATTGGAGGAGTCCTCTTCGCTGCTGGAGCCGAGCGAGATGGGAAGAGGGGCCCCGCTACGACTCGG GTTTGTGGCTGGTGTGATCAACCGTGAGCGAATCCCCATGTTCGAGCGTATGCTGTGGCGAGTGTGCCGAGGGAACGTGTTCCTGCGTCAGGCGGAAATTGAGAACCCCCTGGAGGATCCTGTAACG GGGGATTACGTGCACAAGTCTGTGTTTATCATCTTTTTCCAAGGCGACCAGCTGAAGAACAGGGTCAAGAAGATATGTGAAGG ATTCCGCGCCTCCCTCTACCCATGCCCAGAAACACCACAGGAGCGGAAGGAGATGGCTTCTGGTGTCAATACCAGAATTGATGATCTTCAGATG GTGCTGAACCAAACAGAGGACCATCGCCAAAGGGTTCTGCAGGCGGCCGCCAAAAACATCCGTGTCTGGTTCATCAAAGTGCGCAAGATGAAGGCCATCTACCATACCCTGAACCTGTGCAACATCGACGTGACACAGAAGTGCTTGATTGCTGAAGTCTGGTGTCCTGTTGCTGACCTGGATTCTATCCAGTTTGCTCTGCGGAGAGGCACA GAGCACAGCGGATCCACTGTCCCATCTATTTTAAACAGGATGCAAACCAACCAGACCCCACCGACGTACAACAAAACTAATAAGTTTACTTGTGGCTTTCAAAACATTGTTGATGCATATGGCATTGGGACATACCGGGAAATAAATCCAG CACCGTACACGATCATCACCTTCCCCTTCCTGTTTGCTGTGATGTTTGGAGACTTTGGCCATGGAATCCTGATGTCTCTGATTGCTGTCTGGATGGTGTTGAGGGAGAGTCGCATTCTCTCACAGAAGAGTGACAACGAG ATGTTCAACATGGTTTTCAGTGGTCGATACATCATTCTGCTGATGGGACTGTTCTCCACTTACACAGGCCTCATCTACAATGACTGTTTCTCCAAGTCACTGAATTTGTTCGGTTCGTCCTGGAGTGTGCGGCCGATGTTCACAAAAGGCAATTGGTC AGATGCTTTGCTTGAGACTAcccccctgctccagctgaaCCCTGCTATTCCGGGGGTGTTCGGTGGGCCCTACCCCTTCGGCATCGACCCG ATTTGGAACATCGCCAGCAACAAGCTGGCCTTCCTCAATTCCTTCAAGATGAAAATGTCGGTGATTCTTGGCATTATCCACATGCTCTTTGGTGTCACGTTGAGTCTTCTCAACCACAT ctATTTTAAGAAGCCACTGAACATATACCTTGGATTTATTCCAGAAATGATTTTCATGTCTTCACTCTTTGGGTACCTCGTTATTCTCATTTTCTACAAATGGACGGCCTACGATGCTCACACCTCAAAGGATGCACCGAGCCTCTTAATACACTTTATCAACATGTTTCTCTTCTCCTATGGTGATACCAGTAATAAGATGCTTTATAAAGGGCAG AAGGGGCTCCAGTGTTTCCTCGTGGTGGTGGCGTTACTGTGTGTGCCCTGGATGCTGGTGGCCAAACCCCTGGTCCTTCGTCGTCAGTATTTATGGAGAAAGCACTTG GAAGGGCAGCCCACGGAGGCCCAGGTCAGCCCAGGCCCGACCCAGCAGGCAGTAgaggcagcagcggctgcaaCA GGAACGCACAACTTCGGTGGGATCCGGGTGGGCAATGGCCCGACGGAGGAGGACGCGGAGATCATTCAGCACGACCAGTTGTCCACCCATTccgaggagggggaggag CCTGCAGAGGACGAGGTG TTTGACTTCGGGGACGCGGTGGTGTACCAGGCCATCCACACCATCGAGTACTGCCTGGGCTGCATCTCCAACACCGCCTCCTACCTGCGCCTCTGGGCGCTCAGCCTGGCCCACGCGC AGCTCTCGGAGGTGCTCTGGACCATGGTCATCCACATTGGCCTCAGCGTGAGGAGTCTGGGCGGAGGCTTTGGCCTCTTCTTCATCTTTGCTGCATTTGCCACCCTGACGGTGGCCATTCTGCTGGTCATGGAGGGGCTCTCCGCGTTCCTCCACGCTCTTCGCTTGCACTG GATTGAGTTCCAGAACAAGTTCTACACTGGCACTGGGTTCAagttcctccctttctcctttgaCACCATCCGTGAGGGGAGGTTTGACGATTAG